The DNA sequence TCCTGTCCTTGCCGAAAGAAACTGGGGACAAAGCTGTAAGATGACACACTGGATCGTGGAGGTCTAGCGGAATTCTATGCTTGGGAAAAGCTTTCGACTcagcttgttgatgtggaATTCGTACACGCCACTCTCGGCGCCGACGAACCTGTTGACAGACAGTCAGCATGAAGCCATAACAAGACACCCGAAAAGCACAACTTACAAGACCTCACCGTCCTCGCTCCACGACAAGCCAGCTGTGTCATAGGGTTCCGGCCGGATATGGGACGGCACAATGGACCCAAACATGCGCCTCGTCGGGCTTTCCTCCAGCTCTCGCATCAGGTACGCTGCTCTAATACGCCGTTGCAGGTCAGTAAACGGGGCATCCTCAGAAGAGCTTGTGGTAGGGACATCCGCTGCGGTGAGCAGAGAAACAACAAGTTGGGGTGAGGGGCCGCCGTACAATGCCTCCACGTTGTCCCATCTGCTCGCAGAGGAAGCCGGGTTCGCGTTGGCCATCAGCCGCGCCACCAGCGCCCGCCGATCCGAAGTATCAATTCGAGAACCTGAAACAGGAGGACGCGACGAAAGGGGTGCTGCATACCGCCGTCTCTCTGCAATAAAGCTGCCGccggtggcagcagcagcagtgttGCTGGTACTGCTGTAACCTTCCCGCGCCGTGCGTGTCTGCTCCTCGCGCATGCGCAGGTTGTCGCGAAGCCGTTCCCTCTGGTCGCGAACGTTCCCAAGGAGATCGTCAACGGCACGAGAAACGCTCGCGCTACGGTCTCGTGTTCTCGCGGCACCAGGAGTCAAGGATGATCGTGAGCCTCGCTCAGCCCATGGGGATCTGCTGGTGCCCGTTCCGTTGCCCGCTCCGCTCCCAGCACCAGTACCAGtcaccgtccccgtccccgatCCGCTACCGGTACCGCTTTCATTGGCACCGCCGCTGTTCGATGTTGCCCTCGGAAAACTGGTCGACGACCCCCACCGTTCAGAGGCCCGCCGGCCACCGTCCACTGCTTCTAGGGCCACCATCTCACGCCTTCGGCTACCTTGAATGGCTTCCAGAACAACCGTCTCTTCAGGTGTTAATGGTATGTTGTATCTCTCCAATGCTTCTCGTACATCTGGTCTCCGGCCCTGCCGCTCGCCAGCCAAGTCCAGGGTGCTGGAAAAGTTAGAAAGGATGTCACCTCTCTCACGCCGGAATTCCTCAATCAGACGAGGGTCAATAGTGTCTCGGTCCACCACCGGCAAGTGCTCAAAGTCATCGTCCTGGTCCAGGTACAGAATCTGCCTCTTGTCAAACCCGGTACGAATGTCTGCGATGCCTACCCTGCCCCGGTCCTCGGTCCAAGCCAGCAGATCGATAGGGCCTGGCGCAAAGGCCATATCACGCACGGCACCAAAGTCCTGGTTTGGTCGTGACGTGGTAAAAACAGCGCATACGGGATCGGCGGTTGCTACGTCGAGTGCCGCCACATCGAATACTGAGATGGTTCCGTACTGGGTTCCCACCGCAAGGTATCTACCAGTACTCGAGAAACACAGCGCAAAACTGCCCCTGTTGTTCTGTTAGTACACACTCAAAGGCTCATGAATAAGGTTGGGTCTCGACCTGTTGTCTGATCGGTCATCCTTGCTCTGGCTCTCCAACTGGATCTTTCTACATGGCGTCCACTCGTACAGCGGCTGGCCCGAAATGGATAAGGAGACGCCTGCGGCTTGtgacttcttcaacctcctcttgtGGATATAAAGATAGGGGTCGTCGCTAATGGCACACAGAAGCTGTCCGTCCGGGGAAATGACGGCGCGGTTCATAAAGTCGGGGTACTTGATTTCGTCGAGTGTCTCCATATTACACAGACTGGCAACAATAACGGTGCTATCGTTGTTGGCCAGAACGGCAACGCCCTCGTCGTAAGCCCCCTTGCATGGCTTTTGCAATGTAGGTGTGAACCATAGAGTGATGCAGTTCACCCTATCTTTGCCACAATGCCTGCTCCGAGCCACTGAATTTTTGCCAGCATTCGCTCGGGTTGATCGGGACATGTCCAGCGGCATCCCAGCAGCTCGGTCGCGCAGATGTAGTTCGAGGAGTGTTTCGATATCGTCTTCGGCGCAAGGCTCGTCGACCCGGAAGGCACTGAAGGCGCCCTTCTCGCCTCCACAGCAGATCCAGCCATTGCGCGCTACCAGACACCTAGGTGGGAACGACAACCGTTTGACCGTCTCGGATTCGCCAGTCGTGGTGTTTAATCGTTGAACTGTTATGTGCCGCTCCCCCGCCACCAGCGGAAAGAAGACGGCATCTTGACCATGGACTCCAATGAGGGATCGCAATTGCCAATGCCTAGGATGTGCACAGTTGTATTAGACAGGTAGGACAAGGGCTGCTTGGGAAAAGACATTTGACATACTGCCACCGAACTGCAGTTCGATAGTGTCGTCGGGGCTTTGCTTGGATAAGATGCTCGGTGGAGTTGTAACTGCGGTTGCAGCCATCAGGTTAGCCATCGTCAAGCGCATTCTAGGTGTGTATTGGAGTTTGCCCTTACCCGTCGCGAGTGACAGCCATGGTTGCCGATGTCTTGGCGAGGATGTGCTACGGTGATGCGAACCATCCaatggggtggtgggcgaTTTGGaaaagcaaagcaaaagcaagTGTCCGCTGGCGATAATGGACAAGGTTGGGAGAGGCCTCTCAGACGACAGTCGTCATTGTCGAGAAGGCGGAGTAATTGCTTGGGTACAGGGTGGCTCGAGTGGTAAAAAGGCAAAGTTGAGAGGTCGAGGTCTGAACTGCGTGCAAGCTTAATGTTGCGTGccgcttgctgctggtgctgctgcttgtgCCTGTTGCTGCGTCGAGTAAAGTATAAAGGCCCCTCGCCACAATAGGTACAACTGACTGGAAGAAAGGCAAGCCCCACAAAGATGAGGGACGGCTGGCTGGGCTAGTCTTGGAGGACAGACAATAGGCGTTAATAATaatgatgagaagaagataTACAACTATGGCTTCTTCAAATACAGAGTACTAATATTCTTTGGTTGCTGGCAAAAGCCCGCAATCACCGTTCACAGGGCCAAGTACAACTGTGACGCAATCACCACCTTGGATGGTCTCCAACTGAACCGCTGCCGACAAAACAATTGATTGCGGGCTCGGACCAACAGCAGACGAAACCTCGGGGCTGCGATTGATTCTCCACCGTTCTCCCGACTGCCGTGGACAAGGCTCCATTGCGGGTGAGCGGCTTCGGAAGGTGACCCCAGTCAGCCCGGCCCTGATCGTGAAAAGCGAGCGCCGTGCCGAAAAACAGATGGGTATCACCGGTATCACCGGACCTTGTCCGCAACAGcttgcttctcctccacacTGAGACTGAGAAACTGAGAGGGTAATCTCCAGCACAGGGATGGCAATCACGGCGGTTTCATATACCAacgaaaacaaaaaaaaaaacaaaaaaaaaagttctGCGTCAAATGACTTGAAGAATAATTACACAATGGCTCGTCACGTGTCTCGCCGCCTTGTCCTCGTCTCCCCGGCTTTACGCGGGGGCATTTTCTCTAGAAATGGTCTGTGCTTTGCGGGTCCACCCGCTAGGCC is a window from the Podospora pseudocomata strain CBS 415.72m chromosome 6, whole genome shotgun sequence genome containing:
- a CDS encoding hypothetical protein (EggNog:ENOG503P11F; COG:S); protein product: MAVTRDGYNSTEHLIQAKPRRHYRTAVRWQHWQLRSLIGVHGQDAVFFPLVAGERHITVQRLNTTTGESETVKRLSFPPRCLVARNGWICCGGEKGAFSAFRVDEPCAEDDIETLLELHLRDRAAGMPLDMSRSTRANAGKNSVARSRHCGKDRVNCITLWFTPTLQKPCKGAYDEGVAVLANNDSTVIVASLCNMETLDEIKYPDFMNRAVISPDGQLLCAISDDPYLYIHKRRLKKSQAAGVSLSISGQPLYEWTPCRKIQLESQSKDDRSDNRGSFALCFSSTGRYLAVGTQYGTISVFDVAALDVATADPVCAVFTTSRPNQDFGAVRDMAFAPGPIDLLAWTEDRGRVGIADIRTGFDKRQILYLDQDDDFEHLPVVDRDTIDPRLIEEFRRERGDILSNFSSTLDLAGERQGRRPDVREALERYNIPLTPEETVVLEAIQGSRRREMVALEAVDGGRRASERWGSSTSFPRATSNSGGANESGTGSGSGTGTVTGTGAGSGAGNGTGTSRSPWAERGSRSSLTPGAARTRDRSASVSRAVDDLLGNVRDQRERLRDNLRMREEQTRTAREGYSSTSNTAAAATGGSFIAERRRYAAPLSSRPPVSGSRIDTSDRRALVARLMANANPASSASRWDNVEALYGGPSPQLVVSLLTAADVPTTSSSEDAPFTDLQRRIRAAYLMRELEESPTRRMFGSIVPSHIRPEPYDTAGLSWSEDGEVLFVGAESGVYEFHINKLSRKLFPSIEFR